A genomic region of Trifolium pratense cultivar HEN17-A07 linkage group LG3, ARS_RC_1.1, whole genome shotgun sequence contains the following coding sequences:
- the LOC123917459 gene encoding lysine histidine transporter-like 5: protein MSGGNANVNQNVQQDVEREGGAANNNNNNQQNLENWLPVSASRKAKWWYSTFHNVTAMVGAGVLSLPYALSQLGWIPGISVILVSWLVTFYSLWQLVQMHELVPGKRFDRYFDLGEHVLKGKVGYWIIMIQQLIVQVASTIVYSVTGGKSLKKFCEIIPAKIFDEIRQTYYIVFFVFIQLLLSQIPNFNTLKGISLLAAFMSVCYSVVACATSIAKGIEHHPTHYGVRSHTTAGKTFDVFNALGTIAFAFAGHSVVLEIQATLPSTEEKPSKIPMWRGVVVAYTIVILCYLTVAISGYWAFGDLVEDDVLISLERPEWVIAVANFMVFLHVLGSYQVFAMPVFDTIESCLVQKFKFNPSSMLRLVARSIYVAVVGFLAVTFPFFGGLLGFFGGLAFSATSYIIPCVLWLYAKKPKMCSFHWIASVTCIAIGVTIAVVAPVGGIRTIIVSAQTYKFYSR from the exons ATGAGTGGTGGCAATGCTAATGTTAATCAGAATGTTCAACAAGATGTTGAAAGAGAGGGTGGTGCAgcgaataataataataataatcaacaaaatttggaaaattGGTTGCCAGTTAGTGCATCTAGGAAAGCAAAATGGTGGTATTCAACCTTTCACAATGTCACTGCTATGGTTGGTGCTGGTGTCCTAAGTTTACCATATGCTTTATCACAGCTTGGATG GATTCCAGGTATTTCAGTGATTTTAGTGTCATGGCTAGTGACATTTTACTCACTGTGGCAACTAGTGCAAATGCATGAATTGGTTCCAGGGAAGAGATTTGATCGATACTTTGATTTAGGAGAACATGTATTAAAAGGAAAAGTTGGATATTGGATTATAATGATACAACAACTAATTGTTCAGGTTGCTTCAACCATTGTGTACTCTGTCACCGGTGGAAAATCACTGAAGAAGTTCTGTGAAATAATACCtgcaaaaatatttgatgaaaTCAGACAAACATATTATATTGTCTTCTTTGTTTTTATACAGTTACTCCTTTCACAAATTCCTAACTTCAATACTTTGAAAGGAATCTCTTTGCTTGCCGCATTCATGTCTGTCTG TTACTCAGTGGTGGCATGTGCGACATCAATTGCAAAGGGAATCGAACATCATCCAACTCACTATGGCGTTCGATCGCATACTACTGCTGGGAAAACTTTCGATGTTTTTAATGCACTTGGAACAATAGCTTTTGCCTTTGCTGGACATAGTGTGGTTCTAGAGATTCAAGCTACATTACCCTCTACGGAAGAAAAACCTTCCAAGATACCAATGTGGAGAGGTGTGGTTGTTGCATACACCATAGTTATACTTTGCTATCTTACCGTTGCCATATCTGGTTATTGGGCATTTGGTGATTTGGTAGAAGATGATGTACTCATCTCACTCGAACGTCCTGAATGGGTTATTGCTGTTGCTAACTTTATGGTTTTCTTACATGTTCTTGGAAGTTATCAG GTTTTTGCAATGCCGGTTTTTGATACGATAGAGTCTTGTTTGGTGCAAAAGTTTAAATTCAACCCCTCAAGTATGCTTCGTCTCGTTGCACGAAGCATCTATGTGG CTGTGGTTGGATTCCTTGCCGTAACCTTCCCATTTTTTGGAGGATTGTTAGGATTTTTTGGAGGACTAGCATTTTCAGCAACATCATATATT ATACCTTGTGTCTTATGGCTTTATGCCAAAAAACCAAAGATGTGTAGCTTTCATTGGATTGCATCGGTG ACTTGTATAGCCATTGGCGTTACAATAGCAGTTGTTGCACCGGTTGGAGGAATACGAACAATTATTGTTTCTGCACAAACTTACAAGTTTTATTCACGATGA